In one Chionomys nivalis chromosome 13, mChiNiv1.1, whole genome shotgun sequence genomic region, the following are encoded:
- the LOC130885900 gene encoding ATP synthase subunit gamma, mitochondrial isoform X3: MFSRASVAGLSACALQPQWIQVRNMATLKDITRRLKSIKNIQKITKSMKMVAAAKYARAERELKPARVYGTGSLALYEKADIKGPEDKKKHLLIGVSSDRGLCGAIHSSVAKQMKNEVANLTAAGKEVMIVGIGDKIKGILYRTHSDQFLVSFKDVGRKPPTFGDASVIALELLNSGYEFDEGSIIFNQFKSVISYKTEEKPIFSLNTIASAESMSIYDDIDADVLQNYQEYNLANIIYYSLKESTTSEQSARMTAMDNASKNASDMIDKLTLTFNRTRQAVITKELIEIISGAAAL, translated from the exons GATCCAAGTTCGAAACATGGCAACTTTGAAAGATA TTACCAGGAGACTGAAGTCCAtcaaaaacatccagaaaattaCCAAGTCTATGAAGATGGTGGCAGCTGCAAAGTATGCCCGGGCTGAGCGGGAGCTGAAGCCAGCTCGAGTGTATGGAACAGGCTCCTTGG cgCTGTATGAGAAGGCTGATATTAAGGGACCTGAGGACAAGAAGAAACACCTCCTTATTGGTGTGTCGTCAGATCGAGGGCTTTGTGGTGCTATTCATTCCTCAGTGGCTAAACAGATGAAGAATGAGGTAGCTAACCTCACAGCAGCTGGGAAAGAAGTTATGATTGTTGGAATTGGTGACAAAATCAAGGGCATACTTTATAG GACTCACTCTGACCAGTTTTTGGTGTCATTCAAAGATGTGGGACGGAAGCCCCCTACTTTTGGAGACGCATCAGTCATTGCCCTGGAATTGTTGAATTCTGGATATGAATTTGATGAAGGCTCTATCATTTTTAATCAGTTCAA GTCTGTTATCTCCTACAAGACAGAAGAGAAGCCCATCTTCTCTCTGAACACCATCGCAAGTGCTG AGAGCATGAGCATTTATGATGACATCGATGCTGATGTGCTACAGAATTACCAGGAGTACAATCTGGCCAACATCATCTACTACTCCCTGAAGGAGTCCACCACCAGTGAGCAGAGTGCCAGGATGACGGCTATGGACAACGCCAGCAAGAACGCTT CTGATATGATTGACAAATTAACTTTGACGTTCAACCGCACCCGCCAAGCCGTCATCACAAAGGAGTTGATTGAAATCATCTCTGGGGCTGCTGCTCTGTAA
- the LOC130885900 gene encoding ATP synthase subunit gamma, mitochondrial isoform X2: MFSRASVAGLSACALQPQWIQVRNMATLKDITRRLKSIKNIQKITKSMKMVAAAKYARAERELKPARVYGTGSLALYEKADIKGPEDKKKHLLIGVSSDRGLCGAIHSSVAKQMKNEVANLTAAGKEVMIVGIGDKIKGILYRTHSDQFLVSFKDVGRKPPTFGDASVIALELLNSGYEFDEGSIIFNQFKSVISYKTEEKPIFSLNTIASAESMSIYDDIDADVLQNYQEYNLANIIYYSLKESTTSEQSARMTAMDNASKNASDMIDKLTLTFNRTRQAVITKELIEIISGAAAL; this comes from the exons GATCCAAGTTCGAAACATGGCAACTTTGAAAGATA TTACCAGGAGACTGAAGTCCAtcaaaaacatccagaaaattaCCAAGTCTATGAAGATGGTGGCAGCTGCAAAGTATGCCCGGGCTGAGCGGGAGCTGAAGCCAGCTCGAGTGTATGGAACAGGCTCCTTGG cgCTGTATGAGAAGGCTGATATTAAGGGACCTGAGGACAAGAAGAAACACCTCCTTATTGGTGTGTCGTCAGATCGAGGGCTTTGTGGTGCTATTCATTCCTCAGTGGCTAAACAGATGAAGAATGAGGTAGCTAACCTCACAGCAGCTGGGAAAGAAGTTATGATTGTTGGAATTGGTGACAAAATCAAGGGCATACTTTATAG GACTCACTCTGACCAGTTTTTGGTGTCATTCAAAGATGTGGGACGGAAGCCCCCTACTTTTGGAGACGCATCAGTCATTGCCCTGGAATTGTTGAATTCTGGATATGAATTTGATGAAGGCTCTATCATTTTTAATCAGTTCAA GTCTGTTATCTCCTACAAGACAGAAGAGAAGCCCATCTTCTCTCTGAACACCATCGCAAGTGCTG AGAGCATGAGCATTTATGATGACATCGATGCTGATGTGCTACAGAATTACCAGGAGTACAATCTGGCCAACATCATCTACTACTCCCTGAAGGAGTCCACCACCAGTGAGCAGAGTGCCAGGATGACGGCTATGGACAACGCCAGCAAGAACGCTT CTGATATGATTGACAAATTAACTTTGACGTTCAACCGCACCCGCCAAGCCGTCATCACAAAGGAGTTGATTGAAATCATCTCTGGGGCTGCTGCTCT
- the LOC130885900 gene encoding ATP synthase subunit gamma, mitochondrial isoform X1 produces MFSRASVAGLSACALQPQWIQVRNMATLKDITRRLKSIKNIQKITKSMKMVAAAKYARAERELKPARVYGTGSLALYEKADIKGPEDKKKHLLIGVSSDRGLCGAIHSSVAKQMKNEVANLTAAGKEVMIVGIGDKIKGILYRTHSDQFLVSFKDVGRKPPTFGDASVIALELLNSGYEFDEGSIIFNQFKSVISYKTEEKPIFSLNTIASAESMSIYDDIDADVLQNYQEYNLANIIYYSLKESTTSEQSARMTAMDNASKNASDMIDKLTLTFNRTRQAVITKELIEIISGAAALD; encoded by the exons GATCCAAGTTCGAAACATGGCAACTTTGAAAGATA TTACCAGGAGACTGAAGTCCAtcaaaaacatccagaaaattaCCAAGTCTATGAAGATGGTGGCAGCTGCAAAGTATGCCCGGGCTGAGCGGGAGCTGAAGCCAGCTCGAGTGTATGGAACAGGCTCCTTGG cgCTGTATGAGAAGGCTGATATTAAGGGACCTGAGGACAAGAAGAAACACCTCCTTATTGGTGTGTCGTCAGATCGAGGGCTTTGTGGTGCTATTCATTCCTCAGTGGCTAAACAGATGAAGAATGAGGTAGCTAACCTCACAGCAGCTGGGAAAGAAGTTATGATTGTTGGAATTGGTGACAAAATCAAGGGCATACTTTATAG GACTCACTCTGACCAGTTTTTGGTGTCATTCAAAGATGTGGGACGGAAGCCCCCTACTTTTGGAGACGCATCAGTCATTGCCCTGGAATTGTTGAATTCTGGATATGAATTTGATGAAGGCTCTATCATTTTTAATCAGTTCAA GTCTGTTATCTCCTACAAGACAGAAGAGAAGCCCATCTTCTCTCTGAACACCATCGCAAGTGCTG AGAGCATGAGCATTTATGATGACATCGATGCTGATGTGCTACAGAATTACCAGGAGTACAATCTGGCCAACATCATCTACTACTCCCTGAAGGAGTCCACCACCAGTGAGCAGAGTGCCAGGATGACGGCTATGGACAACGCCAGCAAGAACGCTT CTGATATGATTGACAAATTAACTTTGACGTTCAACCGCACCCGCCAAGCCGTCATCACAAAGGAGTTGATTGAAATCATCTCTGGGGCTGCTGCTCT